From a single Oreochromis niloticus isolate F11D_XX linkage group LG3, O_niloticus_UMD_NMBU, whole genome shotgun sequence genomic region:
- the LOC109196628 gene encoding neural cell adhesion molecule 2-like — MSAGTASRCYNFLFFSVFVFVSAEQKTITAESGQDVTLTCRTPNNNITAVHWSRADLRDKNVLLYQDGQFDPDHQHPSFKNRVDLQDKQMKDGDVSLILKDVTINDAARYKCHVLMNETDSWKLVSIIHLRVSPDQKNITAESGQDVTLTCRTPNNNIKSVHWSRAELEDKYVLLYQDKQFVPDDQHPSFRNRVDLQDRQMKDGDVSLILKDVTINDAGTYKCGVVQEIGQPMKLIGNIQLHVVPPGQTGGQEKERGKKEEVKKEEGKKEEGKKEEGKKEEGKKEEGKKEEGKKEEGKKGRKKKGRRKKGRKMEGRSMK; from the exons ATGTCTGCTGGAACTGCGTCACGCTGCTacaatttcctgtttttcagcgtctttgtctttgtctcaGCAG agcagaaaaccatcacagctgagtctggacaggacgtcactctgacatgtcgaactccaaacaacaacatcacagcTGTAcattggagcagagctgacctgagAGATAAAAATGTGCTTTTGTACCAGGATGGTCAGTTTGATCCAGATCatcagcatccatcttttaagaaccgggtggatctgcaggacaaacagatgaaggatggagacgtgtctttgattctgaaggatgtgacgattaatgatgCTGCAAGATACAAGTGTCATGTCCTTATGAATGAAACAGACTCATGGAAACTCGTCAGCATCATCCACCTGAGGGTTTCCCCAG accagaaaaacatcacagctgagtctggacaggacgtcactctgacatgtcgaactccaaacaacaacatcaaatcTGTACATTGGAGCAGAGCTGAGCTGGAAGACAAATATGTGCTTTTGTACCAGGATAAGCAGTTTGTTCCAGatgaccagcatccatcttttaggaaccgggtggatctgcaggacagacagatgaaggatggagacgtgtctttgattctgaaggatgtgacgattaatgatgCTGGAACATACAAGTGTGGTGTTGTCCAGGAGATCGGACAACCTATGAAACTCATCGGCAACATCCAACTTCatgttgttcctccag gtcagacaggaggacaagAGAAGGAAAGAGGGAAGAAGGAAGAAGTGAAAAAGGAAGAAGGGAAGAAGGAAGAAGGGAAGAAAGAAGAAGGGAAAAAGGAAGAAGGGAAGAAGGAAGAAGGGAAGAAAGAAGAAGGGAAAAAGGAAGAAGGGAAGAAGGGAAGAAAGAAGAAGGGAAGAAGGAAGAAGGGAAGAAAGATGGAGGGAAGAAGCATGAAGTGA
- the LOC112846000 gene encoding butyrophilin-like protein 2, producing MSAGTASLCSTLFFSILIFVSADQKTITAESEQNVTLTCRAPNNNIKSVHWSRADLTDGYVLFYQKGQFVPDNQHPSFMNRVDLQDRQMKDGDVSLILKDVKPADSGKYVCRVFIEETRSWKNSIINLIVPPGEI from the exons atgtcTGCTGGAACTGCATCACTCTGCTccactttgtttttcagcatccTCATTTTCGTCTCTGCAG accagaaaaccatcacagctgagtctgaacagaacgtcactctgacatgtcgagctccaaacaacaacatcaaatcTGTAcattggagcagagctgacctgacAGATGGATATGTGCTTTTTTACCAAAAAGGACAGTTTGTTCCAgacaaccagcatccatcttttatgaaccgggtggatctgcaggacagacagatgaaggatggagacgtgtctttgattctgaaggatgtgaaaCCTGCTGATAGTGGAAAATATGTGTGCCGTGTTTTCATTGAAGAAACTCGTTCATGGAAGAACAGCATCATCAACCTGattgttcctccag gtgagatttaG